The following proteins are co-located in the Hydractinia symbiolongicarpus strain clone_291-10 chromosome 7, HSymV2.1, whole genome shotgun sequence genome:
- the LOC130648559 gene encoding ATP-binding cassette sub-family C member 4-like: MKGCTLLLCGFSQLLVELLRISQTIFLQKLVQNFSDPDFGKDNSAYYWAAALSACLVLGWALLHQTFLVLEKTGTRLKTACIGMIYKKVLRLSNHSLSKVTSGHIVTLISSDVHKVQEGFKFSNYLWISPIQLMVAVVILWREIGPYCLAGIGVLVITIPIQIWFGKFFAHMRCLSKRPKWFLIYFCQCYKFLLRSKTVAKTDQRVNIMNEVITSMQVTKMYTWEDSFAQMVNEVRKDESNRIMKTALARSINNTMFSVSPYLVSFATFALIYKYGDGITLSIVFLVLPLFFAIRLGVVLFFPLSIQMLTEAYVSCKRIQAFLLEDEQTQDKSLTTKQSYTILPSRNEPLLHFQNVTASWNNDLEDVIFDLSFKADSENSLVMVVGPVGSGKSSVLTAAMNEINIKKGNVTRNGTIGYAAQQAWIFSGTIRSNILFGQAFDKERYERTITACALTQDIKSFAKGDLTLVGERGVSLSGGQKARVSLARAVYANADIYLLDDPLSAVDTKVGKYIFEKCINGLLRKKIVVLATHQIQYLKYATDIVCLKKDSTTITGSLQELSKNGVNLISILHEESHEKEWEHDSAIETEDHIEYMHVDRNEIGLSKVITDIGQTNKGLHGSLESLNSFDVDSGKNEEVEEDEEEESRKRGSISAKLYLQYFLKGVGWLATLALVLSLIAGQVMLTLTDYYLAEWANGEEQRNKNVTITAKFYVESDPHINVYIFASLVAVSFLMNFFRTTYLYAILVRCSRQLHNLMFKAVLKAPMYFFNTNPVGQILNRFSRDVYFMDDELPWTFFDLAYLSLLTLAIIILNCISVPYLTVLVIPLMIIFFYARRYYMKSSRELRRLEAVSRSPLYTHISATLAGITTIRSFDIQDKVVQEFYTCQDYQTGAGFMFLSGSRWFSQRLDLLTVLFSICSIFAPIIAASYIDIDTGLVAVSLSYILLLCGVFQWTVRQSAEVDNMMTSVERVFEYTKLEPEPDNGTNKGLRETWPEKGSITSEGASFSYHTSLPCVLKKMDFCIRPMEKIGIVGRTGAGKSSLLSMLFCMGHLSGTVRIDGYPISDLKLKDLRKTISIIPQDPVMFSGSLRRNLDPFNEYADADIWQAIAEVQLKEHVMELPGKLESEITEAGSNLSVGERQLLCLARALLKKNKILVVDEATANVDMETDALIQQTIRKKFKECTVLTVAHRLNTVMDSDRVMVMEDGSVLEFDEPYQLLQNSTGSFRKLVDQAGINEANRLETLAKEANQLRYRSESRRHDDSYLGSLIEREFEQRAQNWEISLFKSSI, encoded by the exons ATGAAAGGATGTACACTATTGTTGTGTGGCTTCTCACAACTTCTAGTC GAGTTGCTAAGGATATCTCAAACTATTTTTCTACAAAAACTTGTACAGAACTTCTCAGATCCTGACTTTGGTAAAGACAATTCAGCATATTATTGGGCAGCCGCCCTTTCAGCTTGTTTGGTTCTTGGTTGGGCATTGCTTCATCAGACATTTCTTGTTTTGGAAAAAACTGGTACTCGATTAAAGACTGCTTGTATTGGTATGATTTATAAGAAA GTCCTCCGTCTGAGTAATCATTCATTATCAAAAGTAACCTCTGGCCATATAGTGACGTTAATCTCATCTGACGTCCATAAAGTGCAAGAG GGATTTAAATTTTCGAATTATTTATGGATTTCACCAATACAACTGATGGTCGCAGTTGTTATATTATGGAGAGAGATAGGTCCGTATTGTCTTGCTGGCATTGGTGTATTAGTTATCACAATACCTATTCAAATCTGGTTTGGCAAGTTTTTCGCACACATGAGGT GTCTATCAAAACGTCCGAA ATGGTTTCTCATATATTTTTGTCAATgttataaatttcttttaagATCAAAAACTGTTGCAAAGACGGACCAGCGTGTCAACATCATGAATGAAGTCATCACATCAATGCAAGTTACAAAAATGTACACATGGGAAGATTCGTTTGCTCAAATGGTCAACGAAGTCCGAAA agaCGAGAGCAACCGCATTATGAAAACAGCTCTTGCTCGTTCCATCAACAATACCATGTTCTCAGTCAGTCCATACTTGGTTTCTTTTGCAACATTCGCGCTCATTTATAAATATGGTGATGGAATTACATTATCAATAGTGTTTTTAGTACTGCCTCTATTTTTTGCAATCCGTCTGGGTGTCGTGTTGTTTTTTCCACTATCGATACAGATGCTTACTGAAGCTTACGTAAGCTGCAAAAGAATTCAG GCTTTTCTGTTGGAAGATGAACAAACTCAAGATAAATCGCTAACAACGAAACAATCTTACACTATCTTACCTTCAAGAAACGAGCCTTTATTACATTTTCAGAATGTCACTGCATCTTGGAACAAT gatttagaagaTGTAATTTTCGATTTATCTTTCAAAGCAGATTCGGAG AATTCTTTAGTGATGGTTGTTGGACCTGTTGGTTCTGGAAAA TCATCCGTCTTGACAGCAGCAATGAATGAAATTAACATAAAGAAAGGAAATGTCACCAGGAATGGAACCATTGGATACGCTGCACAGCAAGCATGGATATTCTCAGGAACAATTCGAAGCAATATTCTTTTTGGGCAAGCATTCGATAAGGAACGTTATGAAAGAACAATAACTGCATGTGCTTTGACACAG GACATCAAATCATTTGCAAAGGGAGATTTAACATTAGTTGGCGAGCGAGGTGTATCACTAAGTGGTGGACAGAAAGCTAGAGTTAGTTTAGCAAG GGCAGTTTATGCTAATGCTGATATCTATCTATTGGATGATCCGTTAAGTGCAGTTGATACGAAAGttggaaaatatatttttgaaaa GTGTATCAATGGTTTGCTACGCAAAAAGATTGTTGTTCTTGCCACGCATCAGATTCAGTACTTAAAATATGCAACAGATATTGTCTGCTTGAAAAAG GATTCCACAACCATTACTGGCTCTCTACAAGAGTTGTCTAAAAATGGTGTGAATCTAATTAGTATCCTACATGAAGAATCACACGAAAAGGAGTGGGAACACGACTCAGCTATAGAAACTGAAGATCACATTGAATACATGCACGTTGACCGAAACGAAATTGGTCTATCCAAAGTAATTACCGACATTggacagactaataaaggcttacaTGGTTCACTCGAGTCGTTAAAt AGCTTTGATGTAGACTCTGGAAAAAACGAAGAAGTTGAAgaagacgaagaagaagaaagtAGGAAACGTGGCTCAATTTCAGCTAAATTGTATCTTCAGTACTTTTTAAAAGGCGTTGGTTGGCTCGCTACATTGGCATTGGTTTTATCATTGATAGCAGGCCAG gTGATGTTAACTCTGACTGATTATTACCTTGCCGAATG GGCGAACGGTGAAGAGCAACGCAATAAGAATGTCACAATTACTGCAAAGTTTTATGTTGAAAGTGATCCACACATCAACGTTTATATCTTCGCCTCCCTTGTTGCTGTTAGCTTTCTGATGAACTTCTTCCGGACGACATATTTGTATGCCATACTTGTCAGATGTAGTCGACAGTTACATAACTTGATGTTTAAAGCTGTTCTAAAGGCACCCATGTACTTCTTCAACACGAATCCAGTAG gccaaatattaaaccgattCTCTCGTGATGTGTATTTCATGGACGATGAACTACCTTGGACATTCTTTGATTTAGCTTAT cTCTCCTTATTAACATTGGCGATAATCATATTAAACTGTATCAGCGTTCCATATCTAACAGTTCTTGTCATTCCATTGATGATCATATTTTTCTACGCAAGACGTTATTACATGAAGAGTTCTCGTGAATTACGAAGATTGGAAGCTGTGT CCCGAAGTCCGCTATACACACACATTTCAGCTACGCTAGCTGGCATCACAACTATCCGCTCCTTCGATATTCAAGATAAAGTTGTGCAAGAGTTTTATACTTGCCAAGATTATCAAACTGGAGCGGGGTTTATGTTTTTATCAGGTTCAAGATGGTTTTCCCAACGTCTGGATTTGTTGACTGTCTTGTTTTCAATCTGTTCAATATTTGCACCAATAATTGCAGCTTCATACATAG ACATTGATACAGGCTTAGTTGCTGTCAGTTTGTCATATATCTTGTTGCTGTGTGGCGTGTTTCAGTGGACTGTGCGGCAAAGTGCTGAAGTTGACAATATG atGACATCTGTAGAGAGGGTATTTGAATATACAAAGCTAGAACCTGAACCTGATAATGgtactaataaaggcttgagaGAAACATGGCCAGAGAAGGGTTCAATAACCAGTGAGGGAGCTTCCTTTAGCTACCACACATCGCTTCCCTGTGTTTTAAAGAAGATGGATTTTTGCATTAGGCCGATGGAAAAG ATTGGTATAGTCGGACGTACGGGCGCGGGCAAAAGCTCTCTTCTTTCCATGTTGTTTTGTATGGGTCATCTTAGCGGAACAGTTCGAATCGATGGATATCCTATTtctgatttaaagttaaaaGATTTAAGAAAGACGATATCAATTATCCCACag GATCCTGTTATGTTTAGTGGAAGTTTGAGAAGAAATCTTGATCCGTTTAATGAGTATGCAGATGCTGATATATGGCAAGCTATAGCCGAG GTTCAGTTGAAAGAACATGTGATGGAATTACCAGGCAAATTGGAATCAGAGATAACTGAAGCAGGTTCCAACTTGAGTGTTGGAGAACGTCAACTACTTTGCTTAGCACGTGCATTGTTGAAGAAGAACAAAATATTAGTGGTTGATGAAGCAACTGCTAATGTGGACATGGA AACTGATGCTCTGATCCAACAAACCATCcgaaaaaagtttaaagaatGCACCGTGCTCACTGTGGCCCATCGATTAAACACAGTTATGGATTCTGATCGTGTCATG GTAATGGAAGACGGAAGTGTATTAGAATTTGACGAACCGTATCAGCTTTTACAAAATTCAACAGGCTCCTTTCGCAAACTGGTCGATCAAGCAGGCATCAACGAGGCCAACAGGCTAGAAACACTCGCAAAGGAAGCGAATCAATTACGCTATCGGAGCGAATCAAGACGACATGATGACTCTTATCTGGGTTCTTTGATTGAAAGAGAGTTTGAACAACGAGCACAGAACTGGgaaatttcattgtttaaaagttccatttaa